The following proteins are co-located in the Desulfurococcus amylolyticus Z-533 genome:
- a CDS encoding DNA-directed RNA polymerase subunit A' — translation MSSKIVTNRISRIKFGILSPDEIRKMSVTQIFSSEVYDNDGSPIDGGVMDRRLGAIEPGETCPICGNTRDSCPGHFGHIELAKPVIHAGFAKQILIYLKATCRNCGRLKIPEEEKGEYLRLLSDLQELGAPYLIKRFHEYIRRRASTADTCPHCGAKQYKVKLEKPHTFYEQTERGLLKLTPSEVRGRLEKIPNDDVKLLGGDPNDTRPEWMVLTVLPVPPRSVRPSVLLETGIRSEDDLTHKLVDIVRINNRLREHVEGGAPSAIIEDEWELLQYHITTYFDNEAPGLPVAKHRSGKTLKGIAQRLKGKEGRFRNNLRGKRVDFSARTVISPDPSLSINEVGVPEDVAKILTIPERVTPWNIEEMRKLVLNGPEKWPGANYIVRPDGRKISLKFVDRKAAAESLESGFIVERHLMDGDIVLFNRQPSLHRISVMAHVVRVLPYKTFRLNLLVCPPYNADFDGDEMNLHVPQSEEARAEARLLMLVERHILTPRYGGPIIGGLQDYISGAYILTSKTTLLDKDDVVDLLSSTGYKGELPEPAILKPRALWTGKQLVSLFLPKDFNYKRNSKIGSAAALRCIDEDCPHDSLVIIRNGVLLEGVLDKASIGREEPESLVHWLIKEYGEDYGRMFMDRVYKMFIRMSEKYGLTMSYTHLTLPEEARNRLSEIIAGKKKEVEELISKYRRGELLARPGKTVEETLEDEIIDILSKKLLDSVAEVITPYFTLVNPVVIMARTGARGNPVNLTQMAALLGQQTVRGKRLTRGYLGRALSHFKPEDLGPEARGFIASGFVHGLNPVEMFFHAAAGREGLIDTAVRTSQSGYMQRRLINALQDLRVEYDGSVRLTTGEIVQLLYGEDGVDPMKSDHGKSVNVDRVIEKIFGGGL, via the coding sequence GTGAGCTCAAAGATAGTTACCAATAGGATATCACGTATAAAATTCGGGATACTCTCGCCAGACGAGATAAGGAAGATGAGTGTTACCCAGATTTTCTCCTCCGAGGTATATGATAACGATGGCTCCCCTATAGATGGCGGCGTAATGGATAGGAGACTAGGAGCTATCGAGCCCGGTGAAACATGTCCAATCTGCGGTAATACAAGGGATTCATGCCCAGGTCACTTCGGACATATAGAGCTAGCTAAACCCGTTATACACGCTGGATTTGCAAAGCAGATACTTATATATTTGAAGGCGACATGTAGAAACTGCGGGAGACTCAAGATACCGGAGGAGGAGAAGGGCGAGTACTTGAGGTTGTTAAGCGATCTCCAGGAACTCGGAGCGCCCTACTTAATTAAGAGGTTCCACGAATACATTAGGCGGAGGGCGAGCACAGCGGATACATGTCCACATTGCGGTGCCAAGCAGTACAAGGTAAAGTTGGAGAAGCCCCACACATTCTATGAACAAACCGAGAGAGGGCTCTTAAAGCTAACACCAAGCGAGGTGCGTGGAAGACTCGAGAAGATACCGAATGACGATGTGAAACTACTTGGCGGAGACCCGAATGATACCAGACCCGAATGGATGGTTCTAACAGTACTACCAGTACCCCCTAGAAGCGTGAGACCATCAGTACTCTTAGAGACAGGCATAAGAAGCGAGGACGACTTAACACATAAGCTTGTTGACATAGTAAGGATAAATAACAGGCTCAGGGAGCATGTTGAGGGGGGAGCACCAAGCGCGATCATAGAGGATGAATGGGAACTACTTCAATACCATATAACCACGTACTTTGACAACGAGGCCCCAGGATTACCGGTTGCTAAGCATAGAAGTGGAAAGACATTGAAGGGTATAGCACAGAGGCTGAAGGGCAAGGAGGGAAGGTTCAGGAATAACTTAAGAGGTAAGAGAGTAGATTTCTCGGCTAGAACCGTTATAAGTCCCGATCCAAGCCTAAGCATAAACGAGGTCGGCGTTCCCGAGGACGTTGCCAAGATACTCACAATACCGGAGAGGGTGACGCCGTGGAACATCGAGGAAATGCGTAAGCTGGTGTTGAATGGACCAGAGAAATGGCCTGGAGCAAACTACATAGTGAGACCGGATGGGAGGAAAATAAGCCTGAAATTCGTGGATAGGAAGGCAGCTGCTGAATCACTGGAGTCGGGCTTCATAGTAGAGAGGCATTTAATGGATGGAGATATAGTATTGTTCAATAGGCAGCCATCATTACATAGGATATCTGTTATGGCTCATGTTGTAAGGGTCTTACCATATAAGACGTTCAGGCTGAACCTACTCGTGTGCCCACCATACAATGCCGATTTCGATGGAGATGAGATGAACCTACATGTACCTCAAAGCGAGGAGGCCAGGGCTGAGGCAAGGCTACTAATGTTGGTTGAGAGACATATTCTCACACCACGTTACGGAGGCCCTATAATAGGTGGTCTACAAGACTATATAAGTGGAGCATATATCCTCACCAGCAAGACCACACTGCTGGATAAAGACGATGTAGTAGACCTACTCTCTTCGACAGGTTATAAGGGCGAGTTACCTGAGCCTGCAATCTTAAAGCCCCGCGCTCTCTGGACCGGTAAACAGCTTGTCTCCTTATTCCTCCCAAAGGACTTCAACTACAAGAGGAACTCGAAGATCGGGAGCGCTGCAGCATTAAGGTGTATTGATGAGGATTGCCCCCACGACAGCCTCGTAATAATCAGGAACGGCGTACTGCTTGAGGGCGTACTGGATAAGGCGAGTATTGGGAGGGAGGAGCCAGAGAGTCTAGTTCACTGGCTTATAAAGGAGTATGGTGAAGACTACGGGAGAATGTTCATGGATAGAGTCTATAAGATGTTTATAAGGATGTCGGAGAAATACGGCTTAACGATGAGCTATACTCATTTAACGCTTCCAGAGGAGGCTAGGAACCGGTTAAGCGAGATAATAGCTGGGAAGAAAAAGGAGGTTGAAGAACTAATATCCAAGTATAGGAGAGGAGAGCTACTGGCAAGGCCAGGTAAGACAGTTGAGGAGACACTGGAAGATGAAATAATTGATATATTATCCAAGAAGCTACTTGACAGTGTTGCCGAGGTAATAACACCATACTTTACACTAGTCAACCCCGTTGTAATCATGGCTAGAACTGGTGCGAGAGGAAACCCAGTCAATCTGACCCAGATGGCCGCCCTACTTGGACAGCAGACAGTAAGAGGAAAGCGCCTTACAAGGGGCTACCTTGGGAGAGCACTATCCCACTTCAAGCCAGAAGACCTGGGTCCGGAGGCAAGGGGTTTCATAGCAAGCGGGTTTGTACATGGATTAAACCCTGTTGAAATGTTCTTCCATGCCGCGGCTGGTAGAGAGGGGCTGATAGATACGGCTGTCAGGACAAGCCAGTCTGGATACATGCAGAGGCGTTTAATAAACGCGTTACAAGACCTAAGGGTGGAGTATGATGGAAGTGTACGT
- a CDS encoding DNA-directed RNA polymerase subunit B, translating to MRKYFEEKGLVRQHLDSYERFIKEILPSILEEFKEIIITNKIKLVIEKYRIDSPKWTSVEGIEESKTPMECRLRNLTYATPIYVSVRIEDESGYTREQELKLMDLPVMLKSSIDPLSKLTPQELIENGEDPRDPGGYFIINGSEKVIVAQEDLASNNIIVDVMPEGSSVTHVAKVTSVSRGRRSQLIIERRKDGVFYASFQGHKFPALILMIALGLASEAEILYSTSLKPEIQTYLLPSILQVQEILPKLEIPEGASEEEVRRLKEEYRRKVIEEALDFIASKFIIGRPREERILRAERLLDERLLPHIGIDSSPETRLKKAVFIGQMISRIIELQLDYREPDDKDHYRNKRLKLAGDMLAVLLRAAMMGFAREIKEGIEKQLAKTKKIDLKMVFKPSIITDRIQHAMATGNWPGGRTGVSQLLDRTNMLSTLSHLRRVVSPLARGQPHFEARELHGTQWGRMCPFETPEGANIGLVKNLALMTNVSVGIDDKEIEALLYRIGVVPIVSTRTIDGKIHKGLIDMISEDVSKASEISEKYSGWCKVFLNGKLIGYHKDGEELARTIRSLRRSGKISSEVNVAYIGNKYIKEVVVNTDSGRIRRPLIVIENGVPKLTREHVKLLSEGKLTFEDLVKQGIVEYLDPDEEENAYIALQPSDVTAEHTHLEIWIPAILGITASIIPYPEHNQSPRNMYQSAMAKQSLGLYAANFQRRMDTRGHFLHYPQRPLVETRMMNVIGYNERPAGQNMVVAVLTYTGYNMEDALIMNRSSVERGLARSTFFRLYTTVEYKYPGGIQDEITIPSTNVRGYRGQKAYEKLEEDGIVAPETQVSGGDVLIGKVSPPRFLSTQEYEAGGLTRQDTSIVMRHEEKGIVDTVLITMDSEGNKLIKVRVRDLRIPELGDKFASRHGQKGVLGLLLPQYDMPFTEEGITPDLIINPHAFPSRMTVAQLMESIAGKAAALEGRIIDGTPFYKTPIEDLQIILRRHGYPYTGEEAMYDGRTGELIKTPVFIGIVYYQKLHHMASDKIHARARGPVQILTRQPTEGRSRAGGLRWGEMEVDCLIGHGSALLLKEAMTDRSDSTIIYVCELCGSMGWYDRNKGKFVCPIHKEKGVLKPVEVSYAFKLLLQELMSMGIRPRLLIEDITRGGGK from the coding sequence ATGAGAAAGTATTTCGAGGAAAAGGGGCTTGTTAGACAGCACCTGGATAGTTATGAGAGGTTTATAAAGGAGATCCTTCCATCCATCCTCGAGGAGTTCAAAGAAATAATAATAACGAATAAAATAAAACTCGTCATCGAGAAATACAGGATAGATTCTCCTAAATGGACCAGTGTAGAAGGGATAGAGGAGTCTAAAACCCCTATGGAGTGCCGCCTGAGGAATTTAACCTATGCTACCCCGATATATGTATCAGTAAGGATAGAGGATGAAAGCGGCTACACTAGGGAGCAGGAACTGAAGCTAATGGATCTACCCGTAATGTTGAAATCGAGCATCGACCCATTAAGTAAGCTAACACCACAGGAGCTTATCGAAAATGGAGAGGATCCCAGGGACCCAGGTGGCTACTTCATAATTAATGGAAGCGAGAAAGTTATAGTGGCCCAGGAGGATCTGGCAAGCAACAATATCATCGTCGATGTCATGCCGGAGGGAAGCAGCGTAACACATGTAGCTAAGGTAACCAGTGTGTCAAGAGGACGGAGGAGTCAACTAATTATTGAAAGGAGAAAGGATGGAGTCTTCTACGCTAGTTTCCAAGGACATAAGTTCCCAGCCCTTATACTGATGATCGCCCTGGGACTCGCCAGTGAGGCGGAAATACTATATTCCACTAGCCTGAAGCCGGAGATACAAACCTATCTACTCCCCTCCATACTCCAGGTACAGGAAATACTCCCCAAGCTGGAAATACCAGAGGGCGCTAGTGAGGAGGAGGTAAGGAGGCTCAAGGAGGAATACAGGAGGAAGGTTATAGAGGAGGCACTAGACTTCATTGCCTCGAAATTCATCATTGGGAGACCCAGGGAAGAGAGAATACTGAGAGCGGAGAGGCTCCTTGATGAAAGGCTTCTACCACATATAGGCATCGACTCTTCTCCTGAAACAAGGCTTAAGAAAGCCGTCTTCATAGGACAGATGATATCAAGGATAATAGAGCTGCAGCTAGATTATAGGGAGCCAGATGATAAAGACCATTATAGAAACAAGAGGCTGAAACTCGCCGGCGACATGCTTGCAGTGCTCCTAAGAGCTGCAATGATGGGTTTCGCTAGAGAGATAAAGGAAGGGATAGAAAAACAACTCGCTAAAACCAAGAAAATAGATTTAAAAATGGTGTTCAAGCCAAGCATAATAACGGATAGAATCCAACATGCGATGGCCACTGGAAACTGGCCCGGCGGCAGGACAGGTGTGAGCCAGCTACTTGATAGAACCAACATGCTGAGTACATTGAGCCACTTAAGGAGAGTTGTCTCCCCACTGGCAAGAGGGCAACCACATTTCGAGGCAAGAGAGCTACATGGAACGCAATGGGGTAGAATGTGCCCGTTTGAAACACCAGAGGGAGCTAACATAGGACTTGTTAAAAACCTGGCATTGATGACTAATGTTAGTGTCGGAATAGATGACAAGGAGATTGAAGCACTACTATACAGGATTGGTGTAGTACCTATCGTCTCAACGCGTACTATAGACGGGAAGATCCATAAGGGTCTCATAGATATGATTAGTGAGGATGTCTCTAAAGCCAGTGAAATAAGCGAGAAATACTCCGGATGGTGCAAGGTATTCCTGAATGGTAAACTAATAGGTTACCATAAGGATGGAGAGGAATTAGCAAGGACCATTAGATCGCTGAGGAGAAGCGGGAAAATAAGCAGCGAAGTCAATGTAGCTTACATAGGCAATAAATATATCAAGGAAGTAGTGGTAAACACTGATTCCGGAAGGATACGGAGACCATTAATAGTTATTGAAAACGGAGTACCCAAGCTGACAAGAGAGCATGTTAAATTACTCAGTGAAGGAAAACTGACCTTCGAAGACCTCGTCAAGCAAGGTATAGTAGAGTACCTGGATCCAGATGAAGAGGAAAACGCCTATATAGCGCTGCAACCCAGTGATGTCACGGCTGAACATACACACCTGGAAATATGGATACCCGCGATACTTGGAATAACCGCCTCGATTATACCATACCCAGAGCACAACCAGAGTCCTAGAAACATGTATCAGTCGGCAATGGCTAAGCAAAGCCTTGGATTATACGCGGCGAACTTCCAGAGAAGAATGGATACAAGAGGACACTTCCTACACTATCCCCAGAGACCACTGGTAGAGACACGAATGATGAATGTGATAGGCTATAATGAGAGGCCAGCTGGGCAAAACATGGTTGTCGCTGTCTTAACGTACACCGGATACAACATGGAGGATGCATTGATAATGAATAGGAGTAGTGTTGAAAGGGGATTAGCAAGGTCCACGTTCTTCAGGCTATACACGACCGTTGAGTACAAGTATCCTGGAGGAATACAGGATGAGATAACTATTCCATCAACCAATGTAAGGGGATATAGGGGGCAGAAGGCGTATGAGAAACTAGAGGAAGACGGGATCGTGGCCCCTGAAACACAGGTGTCAGGCGGGGATGTATTAATAGGTAAGGTCAGCCCTCCTAGATTCCTCAGTACCCAGGAATACGAAGCAGGGGGACTCACACGTCAGGATACAAGTATAGTCATGAGGCATGAGGAAAAAGGTATAGTTGACACCGTTTTAATCACAATGGATAGCGAGGGGAATAAGCTAATAAAGGTTAGGGTAAGGGATCTCAGGATACCGGAGCTAGGAGATAAGTTTGCATCCAGGCACGGGCAGAAGGGAGTACTCGGCTTGCTGCTACCACAATACGATATGCCTTTCACGGAGGAAGGCATAACGCCGGACCTGATAATTAATCCACATGCATTCCCAAGCAGAATGACCGTAGCCCAGTTGATGGAGAGCATAGCTGGGAAAGCAGCAGCCCTCGAGGGACGCATCATTGATGGAACCCCCTTCTATAAGACCCCTATAGAAGACCTCCAGATAATACTGAGGAGACATGGTTATCCGTATACAGGCGAGGAGGCAATGTACGATGGCCGCACAGGGGAGCTAATCAAGACACCGGTGTTTATAGGTATAGTATATTATCAGAAACTACACCACATGGCAAGCGATAAAATACATGCCAGAGCCAGGGGGCCAGTCCAAATACTAACCAGGCAACCCACTGAAGGCCGTTCAAGGGCCGGTGGATTAAGATGGGGTGAGATGGAGGTTGACTGCCTTATTGGGCACGGTTCTGCATTGTTACTCAAGGAGGCTATGACGGATAGAAGTGACTCAACTATAATTTATGTATGCGAGCTATGCGGCTCGATGGGTTGGTATGATAGAAACAAAGGTAAATTCGTGTGCCCAATACATAAGGAGAAAGGAGTATTGAAACCCGTTGAGGTCTCATACGCGTTTAAACTACTGCTTCAGGAGTTAATGAGCATGGGCATAAGGCCTCGTCTACTAATTGAGGACATTACAAGGGGTGGTGGTAAGTGA
- a CDS encoding DNA-directed RNA polymerase subunit H, whose translation MNKKINILEHELVPKHETLTPEEAYEVLKKLGVEPWQLPWISINDPVIKAIGARPGDIVRIIRKSPTAGEFVTYRYVIVDVTR comes from the coding sequence ATGAATAAGAAAATCAATATCCTGGAACACGAGTTAGTACCGAAGCATGAAACCCTAACACCAGAAGAGGCATATGAGGTATTGAAAAAGCTGGGTGTGGAGCCGTGGCAACTCCCGTGGATATCGATCAACGATCCAGTAATTAAAGCTATTGGTGCAAGGCCAGGCGATATTGTTAGAATAATAAGGAAGAGCCCTACAGCCGGAGAGTTCGTTACCTATAGGTATGTGATAGTTGATGTCACGAGGTGA
- a CDS encoding Cdc6/Cdc18 family protein: MADIIDELIRKRGFASRIFRNREVLHPDYIPDTLPHRENEIRRLAEHLLVSAQGMRPSNVLIYGLTGTGKTVVVKYVVSKLKEKASSLNKRLDYAYVNTRKLDTTYRVIASIAQSIGLRVPHTGLAISEVYRRYINALDSWGGLHIIVLDEVDYYVKREGDDLIYKLVRANEELSKAKIVLIGITNDVNFVENLDPRVRSSMGEIEMVFPPYNAEQLFTILKQRAELAFNQGVIEDGVISYCSALAAREHGDARRALDLLRVSGEIAEREGAERVTIEHVKKATLEIEEGRIYQSVVTLPLHQKLVLKKIVELVEAKESTTTGEVYTAYSNIMRNLKYEPLSLRRISEIISQLDMMGLIISEVVNRGKYGITRIIKIRKDMLPVIKDALKDVEA; encoded by the coding sequence TTGGCTGATATCATCGACGAGCTCATTAGGAAGCGAGGATTTGCATCAAGGATATTTAGGAACAGAGAGGTCCTCCACCCAGACTACATACCTGATACTCTGCCCCATAGAGAAAACGAGATCAGGAGGCTTGCAGAGCATCTTCTTGTTTCTGCACAGGGTATGAGGCCCAGTAATGTCCTAATCTATGGTTTAACAGGTACTGGTAAAACCGTTGTGGTGAAGTATGTCGTATCCAAGCTCAAGGAGAAGGCATCATCATTGAATAAGAGGCTTGACTACGCTTATGTTAACACGAGGAAGCTTGACACAACCTATAGGGTGATAGCTAGTATAGCTCAAAGCATCGGGTTAAGGGTGCCCCACACCGGGCTAGCGATAAGTGAAGTATATAGAAGATATATTAATGCGTTGGATAGCTGGGGAGGCCTCCACATAATCGTCTTAGACGAGGTGGATTACTATGTTAAGCGTGAAGGAGATGATCTAATATACAAGCTTGTGAGAGCCAATGAGGAATTAAGCAAGGCTAAGATAGTCTTGATCGGTATAACAAACGACGTCAACTTCGTCGAGAACCTTGATCCAAGGGTTAGGTCTAGTATGGGGGAGATAGAGATGGTTTTCCCGCCATATAATGCCGAGCAATTATTCACCATATTGAAGCAGAGGGCTGAACTAGCGTTCAATCAGGGCGTAATAGAGGATGGTGTGATATCATACTGTTCAGCCCTGGCTGCGAGAGAACATGGAGATGCAAGGAGAGCGCTGGATTTACTCAGAGTGTCCGGTGAAATAGCTGAAAGAGAAGGTGCTGAGAGGGTTACAATAGAGCATGTGAAGAAAGCCACCCTTGAGATCGAGGAGGGCAGGATATACCAGAGCGTCGTCACGCTACCTCTTCACCAGAAGCTCGTGTTGAAGAAGATAGTGGAGCTTGTTGAGGCCAAGGAATCCACGACAACCGGGGAAGTATATACAGCATACTCCAATATAATGAGGAACCTTAAATACGAGCCGCTCTCTCTGCGCAGGATCAGTGAGATTATTTCACAACTAGATATGATGGGGCTGATTATCTCAGAGGTGGTTAATAGAGGCAAATATGGTATCACGAGGATAATAAAGATAAGAAAGGATATGCTCCCAGTCATTAAGGATGCATTAAAGGATGTTGAAGCATAG
- a CDS encoding DUF99 family protein, with amino-acid sequence MTKHCCIIEAYDDGFFPPEFKGGRGDTFIVGVKTSGFRVLDIAVSRVLVDGGETYKRIVEMSGLLNGELIMLDGVTYAGFDVVDPFLLHSETGKPVVAVQLYPLNLERVRSALLKHFPDGEERFRVVRNYYESLIPIETAWRIIQVMAVGIDLGRVVRVLRHVCIYSPEPEPLRIADKIASSLSKLFIS; translated from the coding sequence ATGACTAAACACTGTTGTATCATAGAGGCCTATGACGACGGGTTTTTCCCTCCCGAATTCAAGGGCGGGAGGGGAGACACCTTTATAGTAGGGGTTAAAACCAGTGGTTTCAGAGTTCTCGATATAGCTGTTTCAAGAGTACTTGTCGACGGTGGAGAAACATATAAGAGGATAGTGGAGATGTCGGGGCTTCTAAACGGTGAACTCATAATGCTTGACGGCGTAACTTATGCAGGGTTCGATGTCGTAGATCCCTTTCTACTTCACAGCGAAACAGGGAAGCCCGTTGTAGCGGTTCAACTATATCCCTTAAACCTTGAGAGAGTTAGGTCAGCATTGCTAAAGCATTTTCCAGATGGGGAGGAAAGGTTTAGGGTGGTGAGGAATTATTATGAGAGTCTTATCCCAATTGAGACGGCGTGGAGAATAATACAGGTAATGGCTGTGGGAATAGATCTAGGTAGGGTAGTAAGAGTCTTAAGGCATGTATGTATATATAGCCCTGAGCCAGAGCCCCTTAGAATAGCTGATAAGATAGCATCCTCTCTCTCGAAACTATTCATCTCCTAG
- a CDS encoding phosphoenolpyruvate carboxykinase (GTP), whose product MDTYMDDMLTRLSRYASRESIERISRINNRKLIEWITEVAELLEPSSIFVNTGTKEDLEYIRRRAIEKGEEIPSKYNPLHTVHFDGVFDLARDRENTRILTVGGTSISMINTRDREEGLRELREIYKGIMKGKEMYIGFYCFGPKDSSFTLYGVQVTDSAYVMHSENILYRVCYDVFVEKGESLRYMRFLHSTGELNEYGWSKNVSKRRIYVDLLENMTYSVNTQYAGNTVGLKKLSLRLCVYQGYREGWLCEHMFIVGVKGPGDRVSYFTGAFPAGCGKTSTALIADTVVGDDLAIIRNVNGEARGVNPEVGMFGIIDGVNPVDDPEIYRILTSRDTEVIFANVLLTEDGEVWWNGKTSEPRKGINYAGEWWLGKLDEKGKPVPPSHPNARFTTSIFYLSKVDPRINDPIGVPVHGMIFGGRDSDTWVPVEEAFNWVHGIVTKAASLESERTTAVLGKAGEREFNPFAILDFLSISPGDFINLHFKFGEELTREPRIYGVNYFLRDDKGRYLTEKVDKRVWLKWMELRANNDVDALETPTGFIPLYDDLAELFRRELNKEFPVELYEKLFTIRVGKHLEKAERIYRIYYEKTPETPRLFFDTLLEHKRRLKQALDKYGSLIPPSKLDRR is encoded by the coding sequence ATGGATACTTACATGGATGATATGCTTACCCGTCTCTCCAGATATGCTAGCAGAGAATCCATTGAGAGAATCTCGAGGATAAATAATAGAAAACTCATTGAATGGATTACAGAGGTCGCGGAGCTTCTCGAGCCCAGCTCCATATTCGTTAACACTGGTACAAAGGAGGATCTAGAGTATATTAGGAGACGGGCTATTGAGAAAGGAGAGGAGATACCCAGTAAATACAATCCGCTCCACACGGTTCACTTCGATGGCGTGTTTGATTTAGCAAGGGATAGGGAGAATACTAGGATTCTCACTGTGGGTGGTACATCTATCTCGATGATTAATACCAGGGATAGAGAGGAGGGCTTGAGGGAACTTAGGGAGATATATAAGGGTATAATGAAGGGTAAGGAGATGTATATAGGGTTCTACTGCTTCGGTCCAAAAGATTCATCGTTCACACTCTACGGTGTTCAGGTGACTGATTCAGCGTATGTCATGCATAGTGAGAATATACTCTACAGGGTATGCTACGATGTATTTGTTGAGAAAGGCGAGTCACTAAGATACATGAGGTTCCTCCATAGTACAGGAGAATTGAACGAGTATGGATGGAGTAAGAATGTGTCGAAGAGAAGGATCTACGTGGATCTGTTGGAGAATATGACATACAGCGTTAACACCCAGTATGCTGGAAACACAGTGGGATTAAAGAAGCTCTCATTAAGGCTCTGCGTCTACCAGGGGTACAGGGAGGGATGGCTCTGCGAGCATATGTTCATAGTTGGAGTCAAGGGGCCGGGTGATAGAGTATCATATTTCACGGGCGCATTCCCAGCTGGATGCGGTAAGACCTCTACAGCATTAATAGCTGATACCGTGGTCGGGGATGATTTAGCAATAATAAGAAACGTTAATGGTGAGGCAAGGGGAGTGAACCCTGAAGTAGGCATGTTTGGAATAATTGATGGAGTCAACCCCGTGGATGACCCCGAGATATATAGGATACTTACATCTAGGGATACAGAGGTCATATTTGCAAATGTCCTTCTAACAGAAGACGGTGAAGTATGGTGGAATGGCAAGACTAGTGAGCCCAGGAAGGGAATAAACTATGCCGGCGAATGGTGGCTGGGTAAACTGGATGAAAAGGGTAAGCCTGTACCACCATCTCATCCAAACGCCAGGTTCACAACCAGTATATTCTACCTGAGTAAGGTGGACCCCAGGATAAATGACCCTATTGGTGTACCGGTTCACGGTATGATCTTTGGCGGAAGAGACTCAGATACATGGGTGCCTGTGGAGGAGGCGTTTAACTGGGTTCATGGAATAGTCACAAAGGCTGCATCACTGGAATCCGAGAGAACCACGGCTGTGCTCGGCAAGGCCGGCGAAAGAGAGTTCAATCCATTTGCTATACTGGACTTCCTCTCAATATCACCAGGGGACTTCATAAACCTACACTTTAAATTCGGCGAGGAATTAACCAGAGAGCCGAGGATATATGGTGTCAACTACTTCCTCAGGGATGATAAAGGAAGGTACCTGACTGAGAAAGTGGATAAAAGAGTATGGTTAAAATGGATGGAGCTCAGGGCAAACAATGACGTGGATGCATTGGAGACTCCTACAGGCTTCATACCGTTGTATGATGACCTGGCTGAATTATTCAGGAGGGAGCTCAATAAGGAGTTTCCCGTGGAGCTATATGAGAAACTCTTCACGATAAGGGTGGGTAAGCACCTCGAGAAAGCGGAGAGAATATATAGGATATATTATGAGAAAACACCTGAAACACCCAGGTTATTCTTCGACACGTTATTAGAGCATAAGAGAAGGCTTAAGCAGGCACTGGATAAATATGGCTCGTTGATCCCACCGTCCAAGTTAGATAGGAGATGA